The following DNA comes from Oreochromis niloticus isolate F11D_XX linkage group LG23, O_niloticus_UMD_NMBU, whole genome shotgun sequence.
TCTCCTGGATGTCCTCAGGCTTTGTTGAGTTCCATGTCTCTGCCGATGACCTGACCTCAATGACCTAGGCTGTCTGTCCCGGATGTTTGCTTGCAGACGCAGAGAGGAAGAGTCTGCACACGCTTTTTCTGGAGTCCGTGCAGTCGCGCCTCTGCAGCCGAGAGGAGTCTCCGACGGACGGCGTGACGGAGCAGCAGTCCACAAGGAGGAGTCTGATCAAGATGCAGTCCATCATGGCGCGGCACCTTGAGATTGACGATGTCCACGACCCGCTGCTGGCCATCAACTTCGCCAGGTAATGCCAGAGTTCTTCTACAAGCCTCTGAAAACATTTCCAGCGAGGATCAACAAATATAAGTCAGGGATTCATCGCAGGATGAAGATGCAGATTGTGAGAAATGTAAGGTGTTCACATCTTTGAAGAGAGGACAGCTCAGAGCTCAGAGTTTGTCTTTAGCTCCCAACGTGACAAACAAATTGTGGTGTgagattttctgttttccacTCTTCCGAGCTCTGCGTGGATACGAGCGAGATTTTTTTATTCCCGAGTCTGAGTGCGTTCTGTctgccctcctcttcctcaggcTGTACTTGGAGCAGAGCGACTTCCAGGAGCGTTTTTCCGGAGGGGATTTCAGCGTGGACCGCTCGTCCCAGTCGGTCACCTGCCAGACGTTTGAGCTCACACTGCGTTCCTGCCTCTACCCGCACATTGAGAGGAGATACATTGAGTGCTGTGGGAACCTGATGAAGACTCTGACAAAAGACTACAAGTAAGCACAGCCCTTCAGTGATGCATTTCCTGTTTCCGCAATGAGGGAAAGGGAAACTTCTGAGCTCTGTGGCATGTCTGTAGGCTGCTGGAATACCTTCAGGCGATGAGGAACTACTTCCTGCTGGAAGCCGGAGACACCATGTATGATTTTTACACGGCCATCTTTGACAAGGTGCAGGAGAAGGAGAGCTGGCAGCAGCCGTCGTTTCTGAACGTGCAGCTGCAGGAGGCGGTCGGACAGCGCTACCCGGAGGACAGCAGCAGGTAGAGTGCACATTTGCTGTGACACAGTTCCTTATTTCTGTTAGAATCAGTTTGATCAGGCATCTCTGTTTCCCAGGCTGTCGGTGTTTCTGGAACCCATCGACGCTTCCAGGAAAAAACAGCCTGTGAATAACCTGGAAGTCCTCACGCTGAGCTACAAGGTGAACACTGCAGTTTGTGCTTTGGTGTCTGTCGGTGCGTTGTTGAATCCGCCACCTGACGTTTCCTGGTGCGTGTCTGCACAGGTTCCCTGGCCCGTGGACATTGTGATCAGCTCTGAGTGTCAGAAGATCTACAACCAAGtgttcctcctcctgctgcagaTCAAATGGGCCAAGTACAGTCTGGACACGCTTCGATTCAGCGGTACAAGCTCCACCTGAAGCTGTAAACTGAAAATAAGCCCGTCTTAGTCATTTCTCTGATAAATGGTTGTTACTCGTAGGTTTTACAGACGTCACTAAGAAGCTGGAGGGCGCCGCAGCCGAGGAGGTCAAGGTCAAAGAGCGCGTGAACCAGCAGATCCACAGGATGTGTCTGCTCAGGGTCAAACTGATGCACTTTGTCAACAGCCTTCACAACTACATCATGACGAGGGTGAGGCAAACCACCAAACTGACCTCCTGCAAACAGGATGTCGCATCCATGACATTCAATtcacttcatttttatttgcacagcaccaaatcacaacagcagtcaccacaaggcgctttatattgtaaggtagaccctacaatcaaatatacagagaaaaacccaacaatcatatgaccccctatgaccaagtgctttggtgacagtgggaaggaaaaattcccttttaacaggaagaaacctccaggtGAGCCAGGCTcggggaggggcggccatctgccactACCGGTtgagtgagagaaggaagacaggataaaacacgttgtggaagagagccagagattaataacaagtatgattcagttcAGCGAGGTCTATTAATagatagtgagtgaagaagaagcaCCCAGTGCATCATTGGAATCCCCCAGTAGcatacacctattgcagcataaataAGGGAGGACATCACTCACATTTACCCCTCGAGCGCTGCTGTCGACATAGTAGTGCCAGCAAACGTTTTTATAATGAACACCATCAGGACGCTGCTCGGTAGGGAAGATCAGCAGCTTGGCACAGCGAGCGCTGATCACGTGACAGTGAGCGGGCAGCCTGATAACTCTTCCTGTCATATTTACTTCTAGGGTTACATAATAAAATCACTTCTTTAAACGACCCCCTTTAATAAAAAGAGTCCTCACTGCACTCTCAGTTTGACTAACTCTGGCTCTTCATCTGCTTTGTGTCTTGGCAGATTCTGCACAGCACTGGACTCGAGTTTCAACACCAAGTGCAGGAAGCCAAGGACTTGGACCAGCTCATCAAGATCCATTACAGATACCTGGCCACGATTCACGACCGTTGCCTGCTAAGGGAGAAGGTGAACATTTATGATGGCGGTCTGACCGCTGACACAATCAGCTGTAAAGACggttgctgtttgtttgagatGATGAAAAAGCGTTCGTTCTTTTACGAACGCAATGACCAGCCTGAGGCGTTTCTCAGTTTTCCTGCTTTAGCACAAAGAAATGTTGCTGCACCATCAGCACCGCTGCTTGTACACTGACCTTACTGTACTGTGTGATGGCGGGCAAGTAAATAAATTGGATCTTATAAGACAGTGattctttatgtttccagaAAAACTTGTAAAACACTGTACTGTGGGCGGGGCCAGAACCTTCAGTAGGCCGAATCTCACTTTGGCTCCCTGCTCAGACTCACCTGTTTCTACATGTTGTGTTTTCTCAGGTCAGTTTTGTGAAGGAGGCGATAATAAAGGTTCTGAATCTCGTCCTCATCTTCTCGGACAGATGGCAGGCTGGAGCCTGGAAGTAAGAGTGATGTGTCTATTCAGTGGTGTTGATGTGACATTCGTGGTGCacgctgcgtgtgtgtgtgtgtgtgtgtgtgtgtgtgtgtgtgtgtgtgtgtgtgtgtgtgtacacgcaTCCAGGTACAGAGACGACACACCTGCTCTGCAGCTAAATGTTGTTTCTCTTTCAGGATAGAGTCCATCGATAAAATGGAGTCTGATTTCAAAAACTGCCACATGTTCCTTGTGACGATCCTCAATAAGGCGGTGTGCCGGGGCTCCTTCCCTCACTGTGAGTCTGTCGTCTGGGTGATGATGTCAAACGCAGTGATTGTGTACGGTGGTCCAAAGGTGCAGAACATCCAACTTGGAAAAGCTTAAATGTAAAATCGGTTGGTGCTTCGAGGCTGTCGGGATCCAGCTGCAGTGCTCGGTGTTTCCTCCAAACAGAGTGTGTCCGCAGTTTAGAGGGGATCGACTTCATAAGTGCACGAGATATCCGCACGACATTTTCAGGCTGAAAATGTCGTTACGAGGGCTCAGGCGTGTGTGGTCGAAGTTTTCCAAGGGCCAATAAAAGCCGACCTTCGGTTGTTGACACCTGCATCATCTCAGACTCAGGAACCACAAGTCTCCTGCAGTCTGATCCTTCTAGGTCAATTTAACAGGAAATGAAAGTAATAAATGAGAAATAGGATGTTTGTGCTGGTCATCCTGTCAGCACACAGGACTGAATGATTGAAAAACCTTTCCAGTAAATGAAATATGTGTTTGGGACCTCTTGGCCACCGTAGCTGTCCAGTTAACCTCGTCTTGTTGTATGCTGTGAGCAGAGAGGAGCTGATGACGTCTGTCTCTCTTGTTGTGCAGTGGAGTCTCTGGCGCTCTCTCTGATGGCGGGATTCGAGCAGTGCTGACGAGCTGGACACGAGCACGCTctgtgatgatgtcattgtCTGCTGAGATGGACTCAGACCGGCCTGCTGCTTCTCCGCAAATTTCAAACATGAATgcttgtattttaatattaataacgTCTGTGACGaggcagaataaaaatgacTTGACAATACATGGTGACATTTGACTCTGTTATTCACTTTACGTTGTGTAAAGGACCATGACCCGACACACTGggttttttaattgattttgcACTCATGTACAGCGTCCTGGTTCGGCACACACACAATCGTCAGCTGTCTGCATACTGTCCCACTTCGGTCTCCACCCTCACTATACGAAGGGAGGAACCCCATTAGTTTAATCATGTCCACCTGTCCCTCCAACCTCCCTGCATCACCcatcccctgcagctgagccaagGACCACACCTCTGCCACAcattgataataaattaattgtTGACTGCACGTATAAACTGAGGAGTTCtcagaagctgctgctgttggagCAGAAGAACGGGGAGGGTTGCCTCAGGAAGAGCGTGTAGTGTAAAATATTTGTCAAATCAAATGCACCATATGACCAAAATAACAGCACACAGCGAGACTGAGGCCTTCAGCAAGGAGGCTCTGCACACAGAGGTTGTTCACAGTAATCCAGCCCCGAACGTCACAAACAGCTGGCATTACTGCACCACTAACAGGAAAACCCACACACAGGTGTCGTAATTCAAGTTTATAGACATAAAggcacaaagcgctgtacaaagaaatgaaaatgcaaCAGCAACACAAAACCATGATGCTACTGCTCAGCCACAAGCCACCTTTATTTTTTAAGGAGAGTGAGGTGCATTCAAAAACTTCCTCCTTTTTCTAACCTCCATGAAAATGTAATTGAGCTGAAAAAAGAGGTGAATATTTTTGTAAGCAGCATATTCCAGTAATGTTAATTGCAGGGCAGCGTATGCATGACACTATGACTGAGGGCTGAGCCCTTCAGGTTTGATTCTACAGTCCCCTGTTTGTAGCTGTAAGGACTTGTGTGCAGCTAACTGCTCAACTGCACATTCTTATGGTTCTAACTGTAGAAACTGATGACcctgtagagatgaaatctgatTAATGTGATGACACTCTGCATTAGTGATTATGGTGTATGTGTatttgtacgtgtgtgtgtatgtacatgTCTATACTTATAGATACTTATAGATATCTTTTACTCACatagtaatagtagtagtagtagaatAGTTTTTAATGTATTTCTTGCATATTTCCACAACTTGTATCAATAACATATTCTGGGTATGTGTGTACATAGAACCTCAGCTAccattgtatatattgtattatcttatttattttgtatttgttgacTTTATATTCTGGTATACTCTTTGTATTCTTCTActatctgtacctgagctgtGGTAACGCACAAATTTCCCCGCcatgggatcaataaagtcttatcttatcttaccttATCTGGACAGGTGCACAAACGGCAGCTTGCTGATGTCATGATGCTGACCTgtctttaaataaacaacaaatcatttttattattaataatggATAAAAACCGTGGAACGTCTAAGGCTGTAAAAACCAGGAAAAGTTTAATGAATCAGTTTGTTGTTCATTAGCTCTCCTGATCGTGGCGCCATCACACCTGTGTGACGTCTGCGAGCCCTGCGggaagcagcagaagaagagagGCCGGCGCTGCGCGCTGATTGGCTGCAGAGAGGGGCGTGCAGCGGAGCGTAGAGATGGCGGCGGTGACCAGAGGCTCTCTCGGCGCGTTCAGGCGGCTACTGGTGAGCAAATACAGGCTTCGTGTTCTCGTCACAGGCTCTGAAAGCGCTTAATGCTAACCTGCGGCTAATGCTAACGGAGAGTCTCCGCAACGTCACCAAGCTCAGTGCGTTAGCATAGCTAGCCAATGGGCTAGCTGATGCTAACCCTAATGGAATGAAACAGCCTCTGAGTTAGCATGCTTTGgctaacagctaacagctgCGAGTGCTTCCTGATGGTCAGCAGCTGTTTCCGGGTCAGGGTCTGAGTCAGAACCAGAACCGGCAGTGTGCGGGTTCTGGTTCTGACCCAGATCTGAGCTCAGTAATATTCAGAGCTTGTCCTGCAGGTGAAACTTGCTTCACCTGCTGCCGCCAGGACAGGTGTTTGTTCCAGACCTCAGGAGCAGATGTGGTTTCAAACGACGGAAACGACGTGATTGACAGGTGGTCCTCCAATGATGTGTATAAATTTTAAAGCgaactttctgttttatttagtgAGAAGTGACATGGGAGTGAGACAGCTTCGAGATATTCAGAGGAAACCTGCAATAAGAAAAACACCTGAGCAGAGTTTCTGTCAGCGAGTGACAACCTGAAGGCCATTTCCCATCATCCCCCACTTCCTGAAAGTGTCAAAGTCAGGCTTAGCGTAATCTTCAGTGACTTGGCATAAATCAGTGTAAATGCACTCGGTTTCCTCGTTTACATGCAGATGAGGAAACATAGATCTGGTGCCACAGTGTCAGAGGCGTGTGTGATGTTTTTATTGGCTGGCATTTCTTCTCTGTTAGGGTTACATCACCACCTTGTTTAAAGAATGTCCGTATGCATCTTTATTAGAAGCTGAAGGAGTTGTGAGCTAGTCTTCATGTTTGAGTTTCGGAGTGCTGGTCCTGGTCTGACATTCAGGACCTGAAGGAAGAACCATCAGGCCCTGAATATCAGGGGGCGTGGCTTAGAAGCACCTGTGTGTTGGCTGGTCCAGGTGACCTCTGTTATCTGCTCTTTTCCCGTCAGCTGAGTCAGCAGAGCCGCAGATGTTTCCGGCTGCAGAGCTTCAGATGTGACAGGACTCTGCAGCCAATGACCTTCAGGTGTGACAGGAAGCTCCAGGTGTTCAGCTGCAGAGGGCTGCATGTCGCTGTGGGTAAGTCCAGACCGGCAGCACCTGAATCCTGGCCTCCTCTGATCTCTCTGCTATTGCCATGGAGATCTGTATCATGGTGAACTGTTCTGGGTTTTCAGCTGTTTGATGGACTCTGGGAGAATTGAGGCAGATCACTCATGGTGGTGTACGCTGACCTCCATCAGCAGATTGTTCTGTTTCTCTGTGATCgtgtcactgttttgttttgtccgGCAGTGAATCAAGGACCTATCGTGCAGTTCAAACTGTCTGACATCGGTGAGGGAATCATGGAGGTGACCGTCAAGGAGTGGTACGtgaccaagacaaaaaaaaagaaaaaaaagagtccaACAGCTCCgttttttattgtcatgacaAAATTTtggtattattttgtttttaaaatgaagcaaACCTGAAACCCCAGAGTTTGTAAAAGAACAAACAGGTGAACATATGAAACGATTAGGATGTAACACCTGTAACCTGTAATGAAGGATGGCCTGTTAACTCGTTACactccagtttgttcatgtaaatggagagtcctcttcacacactaaagTTAAATATGGAGTTcaacagggttcagtgctaggaccagttctgtttacattatacatgcttcccttaggtagtatcatcagaaggcatagcatccattttcactgctatgcagaggACACCCAAGTTTATCTATCCATCaggccagataacacacaccaattagttaaactgcaggaatgtcaggaagtcctaaagccctggatgacctctaattttctaaattcagataaaactgaggttattgtacttgggacagaaaatcttagaaatatggccTCCAATAACACtttgaggaaccttggagtcatttttgactaGGATATGTCCTTGTGCGTATTCTGTTCTTGTGATTTGCCActgcataaataaatctggATTCCTCTGGCAGGTACGTGAAGGAAGGAGACAAAGTTTCTCAGTTTGACAGCATCTGTGAGGTTCAGAGCGACAAGGCATCGGTCACCATTACCAGCCGCTACGATGGGGTCATCAAAAAGCTCTACTACGATGCAGATGCCACGGCCTTTGTGGGAAAACCGCTGGTGGATATCGAGACGGAGTCTGGCTCAGGTGAGGCATCAGCAGGTCTTCACTCGTCCACCCGTCCAAGTTCACGGCTGAAAGTCTCACTGCTGTTATCCTTCAGAGGTGATCcaggaggaggacgtggtggagacgCCCGCCATGGCTCGAGAAGAACACACCCACCAGGAGATCAAAGGTCACAAGACGCAGGCCACGCCTGCAGTCAGACGCCTCGCCATGGAGAACAATGTAAGTGTGATTCCTATTTGTCCGCACCGGGTTGTCCCAGTCTGTCCCACTGTGTTCCCAGTTGAGGTGTCGCTTTGTCCTCAGATAAAGCTCAGTGAGGTGGTGGGGACTGGCAGAGATGGGCGGATCCTGAAGGAGGACATCCTGAACTTCCTGGCAAAGCAAACTGGAGCCATCTTGCCTCCGACACCTTTCCAGGAGATCCAGACTCCGCCCCCGGcccctgctgctgctcctgctgctgccaaGCCTGTGAGCACTAAGGTGGCTGTGAAACCTCCACCCGCTACTCCTAAACCTGTCTTCACTGGCAAGGACGTGACGGAGCCCCTCAAAGGTCAGAGATTGCTGTCAAGCCTAAGTGTTGCGCTGTTCACTGCGAGACTTGCATGTCATCTCCTTTCTCTCTAAACATTCTGATTGGCTCTTCAGGTTTCCAGAAAGCGATGGTGAAGACGATGACTGTGGCGCTGAAGATTCCTCACTTCGGTTACTGTGACGAGGTTGACCTGAGTCGCCTGGTGGCTCTGAGGTCAGAGCTGAAACCTCTCACCGAGAGTCGTGGCGTCAGACTGAGCTACATGCCCTTCTTCATCAAGGTTGGGGGTTAAGGCGCCATGCACGAGCTGCTGATCGATTGCATGTTTGATATTGAAGTTAATGCTTTTCTCTCATTGGCTCAGGCTGCCTCCCTCAGTCTCCACCACTTCCCGATCCTCAACGCCTCGGTGGATGAGGGCTGCCAGAACATCACCTACAAGGTAAGAGCATGCTCCGAGCCGGCTTCGCTTCCCTGGTTGCTCGGTGACGTCATTAGTGCTGACGGTGGTGTTTCCTGTGATTCAGGCGTCCCACAACATCGGCCTGGCAATGGACACAAGTCAGGGTCTGCTGGTTCCCAATGTGAAGAACGTCCAGCTGCTCAGCGTGTTCGAGATCGCCCTTGAGTTGAACCGCCTCCAGGTGCTCGGAGCATCGGGTCAGCTGGGGACTGCCGACCTGATGGGGGGCACTTTCACACTGTCCAACATCGGATCTGTGAGTCTGACAACAACAGCGACACGAAAATATCACAACAGTGCTGAGAGAAGCCATATTGACCTCACTCTGCTTGCTATGTTCGAACCAGATCGGAGGCACTTACGCCAAGCCCGTGATCCTCCCACCCGAGGTTGCCATCGGAGCGCTAGGAAAGATCCAGGTGAGCCCTGGTCAGACCGAAcacacagcacatacagagtCAGGTTTGTTTTAGTTTAGCATGAGAGGAAAAAGGGTGAATAGCACAAGATATCAAGGATCGCAATAAAGAACAAGAAGATGGTCTAAAGTGTACCTCACCCTGACTCTGATTACCTGTTCTGTTTCATTATCTTTAAGAATATAAAGCATTTGACCTGGTTtggaaaatattaaatatgaatttaTTGGAAATCAGTGTCTTCAGAAGAATGATGTTCTCTGACCTTTCGGAGGAGGGCTTTGTTCCTCACACTGAAAAATAAACTGCTATTTTGTTCAGAGAAAGGAAAACTTACTAAGGTGTGTCTGTGGTTTCTTCGTGAATCACAACAGGAAGTTAAACCGGACCGTCTGACTATCAGGTGACTGTTCGATCAGCTGGCAGGTTCTGAGCATGCTCAGATACCTGCCTGATGTTCCTGTTTCTTCTGTGAAACAGCAGGAAGTGACGAATGGACCATAATTCAGGAGTTTATCCATTCAGCTacactgctgcctgctgctAAGGATGTGGCATTACAgagcagctgtttgttttttttaacacggCTTGCTGacttcctgtctgtctgtccaggTGCTACCGAGGTTTGACGCTGCTGGTCAGGTGGTCCGAGCTCACATCATGAAGGTCAGTTGGTCGGCGGATCACCGCATCATCGACGGCGCCACCATGTGTCGCTTCTCCAACCTGTGGAGGGAGTACCTGGAGAACCCGGCCAGCATGGTGCTGGACCTCAAATAAACAGTTTCCCATCAGCCCCGGGGAGGGCGGGACACCACACTAACAAACCTCACTGCTCCGCCTCCTTCTCCTCTCCCCgccttcacttcctgtttctgtttgaGGCCTTAATGCCAACTGTCATTTCCTTGTTGCCTTTAAGCAAGGCACTGTGAGGAGAGGAGAAGGGGTCAGCCTGTCAGAGTGACACACAGTGTGAACTGGGGTCGTGATTGTGGGTTCTGCAGGCCAGTCTGGTGGAAATGAcctgaaacaggaagtgagttcctgttcctgctctggagctTCAGGAAAACCATCAGGAAATAAATCAAGACaattagcctttttttttttttttttttttttaaatgcaggcaGTAGTGTTTTAATGCATTAAaatcacagactgtatataaaagatggctaCCATGCTGTCACCCAGCGGTTAGTGACACCTTGAATTGAGAGTTTTTAACGATCACCATCATCGACGTGATGAGGGATGCTGAATGTTCATACTGTAATGACTTGTCAGTCACATGAAGCCCCGCCCTAAATCCTCACCTGCTTCCTGCTCCTTTGCTACTCTAATTAGACCATCTCCTCCAAAGttaacttcctgttttcttcACCAAAACACACCAAGACCATGAACTCACCAGGGACCTTAGGCAAGTCACCCCCTGCTGGATGTTAGagagaatgcaggtttaaattttctgtccatcttttatatacagtcagaCACTGCAGAGCAGTTGTTGTCAGGTGTCCAGGTGAGATGCTCGAGTCTGAGATGAGCTGGAAGATGAGGCATGCTCCTGTAACTGCACAGTGAGCGTGTCAGATGGCTCCAATCAGAGTCAGGAgcagatttaaataaatgcatgtgATCGTGATGTCATCCACAGACTTTCACCTGCAGACACCTGATGTCCTGTcactataaaataataatattcattttCACTCTGTCTGAATTTCCTCCGCCGAGGCCCAGTTTTAACATGGGCTGTTCCATCTCGCCCACACAAAGCCCGACCTGCCGGGTTCAGGTTAAACCTGCAGACTGCGTCCGCACGTACGTTTACCCTCGGAGGAGGTGACTCGATGGTTTGTAGCTTCCCTGAAACTCTAAAATCCTGAGCATTAAACTCCACATATTCATGTACTGTGAAGTCATGTGACCAAACGTGATCAAAGCAAGTGTTGCTGGATCGGATCGTGCTCGTGTCAGTCGGATCAAACAGATGAACTCCTTGCTGATCTCAATCTGTGGATCCAGGTAGTCGTTATTTTTCACGTGAACGCAGTTTGAAACAAATACAGGCCCCGTCGGTCGGATGGTGATGGCGGTCTTCTCTGCTGCTGAGCGATCCGTGGTGTGCTCACATTATCGTGGCGGTTTATGAGCAGTGCCATggtgtctttgtttctttttgtcaatctgtttctgt
Coding sequences within:
- the dbt gene encoding lipoamide acyltransferase component of branched-chain alpha-keto acid dehydrogenase complex, mitochondrial; the encoded protein is MAAVTRGSLGAFRRLLLSQQSRRCFRLQSFRCDRTLQPMTFRCDRKLQVFSCRGLHVAVVNQGPIVQFKLSDIGEGIMEVTVKEWYVKEGDKVSQFDSICEVQSDKASVTITSRYDGVIKKLYYDADATAFVGKPLVDIETESGSEVIQEEDVVETPAMAREEHTHQEIKGHKTQATPAVRRLAMENNIKLSEVVGTGRDGRILKEDILNFLAKQTGAILPPTPFQEIQTPPPAPAAAPAAAKPVSTKVAVKPPPATPKPVFTGKDVTEPLKGFQKAMVKTMTVALKIPHFGYCDEVDLSRLVALRSELKPLTESRGVRLSYMPFFIKAASLSLHHFPILNASVDEGCQNITYKASHNIGLAMDTSQGLLVPNVKNVQLLSVFEIALELNRLQVLGASGQLGTADLMGGTFTLSNIGSIGGTYAKPVILPPEVAIGALGKIQVLPRFDAAGQVVRAHIMKVSWSADHRIIDGATMCRFSNLWREYLENPASMVLDLK